DNA sequence from the Glycine soja cultivar W05 chromosome 18, ASM419377v2, whole genome shotgun sequence genome:
TGAGATTTTTGTGACAAATTCAATGTAATCCAATAGTTCCAACCCTattgttgggcctaggctttagggtcTGCTTCTTTTgttaggcatacctctttctcTAATGTTCCCACAATTATAAATACACAACCCTTTTCATTTGATGTGTTCCCTCTCTCCCTTTCATCTATTTTAATTCttctacatatttatttttgttgtgattAAATGATTTGCCGCAGATCCAATGTTGAGTCCTGTAAGAGTAACAATACCAAGGACCCGGACGTCGACTTTGAGTGGCTGATATGTCAAACGGAAGGGGAAGAGAATGAAGATTGGGGACTTCCCCCGAACTTAAGAAGAATGGTGGAGCAAGAAGAAAGGGCAGTGaagccacaccaagaggaaacaAAATTTGTGAACTTAGGCGTTGgcagagaaagaaaagaggtCAAGGTCGGCACTTTCATGTCCGCAGACATTCAAGATGAGTTGGTGACTCTGTtgcgagactaccaagacatctttgcttagTCCTATCAGGATATGCCTGGTTTGAGCTCGGATATCGTGCAGCACAAACTACCTCtgaatcccgagtgttccccggtaaagcaaaaACTGAGGAGAATGAAGCCCGAGATGTCCctgaaaataaataaggaagtgaagaagcaattcgaTGCTGGTTTCTTGGTCGTTGCTCGGTACCGGGAATGGGTCGCCAACATCGTGCcggtccctaaaaaggatgggaaggtgGGAATGTGCATGAACTATCGGGatttaaaccgagccagtccaaaGAATAACTTTCCTTTACCGCACATCGATGTTCTCGTAGACAACACGACCAATTTTGTCGTGTTttctttcatggatgggtttttgggctataatcagataaagatggcactgaaggatatggaaaagacaaccttcatcaccctatggggaacttTCTGCTACAAGGTGATGTCTTTTAGGCTGAAGAACGCTAGGGCAACGTACCAGCGAGCCATGGTGGCAttattccacgacatgatgcataaagaaatcgaggtctacgtggatgacATGATCGCTAAATCAAGGACCGAGGAGGAAAACCTTGTCAATTTACGGAACATGTTCGAGCGACTGCGTAAATACAGGTTAAGGCTGAATCTCGCAAAGTGTACTTTTGGGGTTAAATCTGGAAAATTGCTCGGCTTTGTCATTAGTTagaaaggaatagaggtagATCCAGACAAGGTAAAGGCGATCCTCGAAATGCCCGAGCCACGCACCGAGAAGtaggtccgaggtttcctagGAAGGTTGAACTACATAGCGAGAGTCATATCACAGCTGACCTCCACTTGCGAgccttttttcaaattattgcGTAAGAATCAGTCCATCCAATGGGACGATGATTGTCAAGTGGCATTTGAAAGGATTAAATGGTGTctcatgaatcctcctgtgctcGTACCATCGGTGCCCGGAAGACCTCTTATCCTATACATGACTGTATTAgatgagtcaatggggtgtgtgGTGGGACAACATGATGAGTTCGGAAAAAGGGAACGGGCCGTCTATTACTTGAGCAAGAAGTTCACGGCATGCGATATGAACTACTCTTTGCTAGAGAGGATGTGTTGTGCCTTGGTATGGACAACTCACCGTCTGAGGCAGTATATGCTGAATTACACTACTTGGTTGGTGTCCAAAATGGATCCTGTCAAGTACATTTTCGAAAAGCCCGCTCTCACTGGATGGATAGCTCAATGGCAGGTTCTGTTGTCAGAATTCGATATTGTCTATGTCACTCAAAAGGCAATAAAGGGGAGTGCCTTGGCATATTACCTAGCTCAATATCCCATCAATGATTATCAGCCTATGCATCCAGAATTCCCTGAGAAGGATATCATGACCTTGTTTAAGGAGGAGGACCAGGAtaagtggatcgtgtggttcGATGGTGCGTCTAATGCACTAGGCCATGGGGTCGGGGCAATATTGGTTTCCCCGGACAAACAATATATACCTTTCACGGCTAGATTGTGTTTCGATTGCACAAAAAATATAGTAGAGTACGAGGCATGTGCCCTGGGGATCTGAGTAGCAATCATCTTTAGGGTCAAGTTACTCAAGGTATATGGGGACTCGACATTGGTAAGTCATTAGTTGAAAGGTGAATGGGAGACCAGGGACCACAAATTGGTGCCTTATCAGGCTTACATCAGGAAGTTAATGGAATTCTTTGATGACATATCTTTTCATCACATTCCTAGAGAGGAAAATCGGATGGCCGACGCCATTGCCACTCTAGCGTCCATGTTCAAAGTGAGCCCGCACGGAGATTTTCCGTACAACGAATTTAGATGTCATAGTGAGCCTGCACATTGTTTTTTGATAGAAGAAGAGGAggatggtaagccttggtacTTCGACATCAAACGATACATTGAAGACAAGGAATACCCGCCTGAGGCCTCTGATAATGACAAGAGGACGTTATGAAGGTTGGTAGTCGGTTTCCTCCTGAGTGGAAATATCTtgtacaagagaaaccatgacatggtgtTGCTCCGATGTGTGGATGCAAGAGAGGCTGAACAAATGCTGGTGGAGGTGCATGAGGGATCCTTTGGTACGCATGCCAATGGTCATGCCATGGCCTGAAAGATTCTGAGGGCGgggtattactggctcactatggagaaCGATTTTTGCattcatgtgaggaaatgccataagTGCCAAACTTTCACTGATAATGTTAATGCTCCACCTATACCATTGAACGTCTTGGCAGCACCTTGGTCATTTTCAATGTGGGGGCATAGACGTGATCGGGGCCATTGAACCCAAGGCTTCAAACGGGCATCACTTCATTTTAGTCGCcattgactacttcaccaaatgggtggaAGCAGCTTCATATGCTAGTGTGACTAGAAATGTGGTTGTTAGATTCATTAAGGAGATAATCTGCAGATATGGGTTGCCCAGGAAGATCATCACCGATAATGCCGCCAATttaaacaacaagatgatgaaggaaatatgtgaggatttcaaaatccaacaccttatcggccaaagatgaatgggccAGTTGAGGCtgccaataaaaatatcaagaaaatcattcaaaagatggctgtgtcatacaaggattggcacgagatgctcccatttgcattgcatggttatcaaacttttGTGTGCACATCTACTGGGTCAACCCCTTTCTCTTTGGGGTACGGGATGAAGGTTGTGCTCCCGTTTGAGGTGGAGGTTCCTTCTTTGAGAATCCTAGCAGAGTCAGGATtggaagaatcagagtgggcccaGGCACGCTTTGATCAATTAaatcttattgaaggtaagagattgaccgccatgagccatgggcgacTATATCAAAGCAGAGTTAAAAATGATTTCGACAAGAGGGTGCGCTCGCGTAAGTTTAGCAAGGGGGACCTTGTTCTAAATAAAGTGTCGCAGGTTCAAAAGGATCAtagagggaaatgggccccgaactatgaAGGGTCATTTgttgtgaagaaggctttctcgAGATGAGTGTTATTGCTTATGAACATGGATGACGAAGAGCTGCCTTCGCCTATGAATTCCGACATCGTCAAGCAATATTACGCGTGATGCTTAGGGCAATTCAAAGACTCAATTTTTGGGCCTCCTCAAGGACTCATTTGGATCTCTGAGTCTTAAATTTTTTGTAAACCATAAATCGCAACATTAATAAATACGGATTAATGATTCGCATCTCTCCCTCCAGTGTTGTGTCCTTTacattttattatctttaagaACATATGCTCTCGTTCTTGCTCACTCATTCCGGAGCCATTAGGCACGTTCAGCAGGGGTTTTGTAAGcgttaagtaaaattgaacacgaCAACACCTgtttaattattacatttaaCGTTCGATCATAAacatgcatgcatctgcatcttaTCATCAAGGGATCCTACAAATTGGAAAtgaataaatagtcattttgggTGATGGTCAGTACCACACCAACTTGGGTAAGCCTAGGGGCAAGTGGAAAGGTGACACAAGTATCTTGTCAAAGCATTAGGGCAGATACTAACAGGTGCTAGGCCCAGGATCAGATCGATCACCACCTAGCGTCCGACTAAAGACGTTAAAAAAACGTTCCTAGGAGGCAACTTAGTATCTCTAACTTTGCTCTTTAATTTCATGTTTCATacttattcatttttcttgaattatttCATACATAATTAATGAGGTTTAAAAGGagaatatatataacaaaaactttgcaaaaaaaaatttcaactcgcctgggcgagcatggTCTGACGAAAAAAATAAAGGGGGAGGGGTGAAGCCAAATTTCACCCCATCTTCCCCCATTTTCTTCCAAACTCACCAAAGGCTCCCTAAGACCTACGAGAACCACCATTTTTGCACCAACTTCAAGCTTTTGTTGTGCATTTGTCTCAATTATTCTTGCTTTCCATTCATCCCACTCAAGCAAATGGCTCCAAAGAAGCTTCTTACTAAAAAGGCTAGAAGACCACCGCAGGGGAGGGATCCATTGTAGCCCCATAAGCGGAGATTGAATTTGATGGACATCATTTTTGAAGCAAGGAACATCAGCGCTGCTTTGAAGCGATCAAGGGTTTGTCTTTCCTCAAAGAGAGACGGGTCCAACTAAGAGAAGGGGAGTACACAGAATTCCAGGCGGAGGTTGCCAAGTGGCAATGGACCTAGCTGACAGAGCCCATGGCTAAGTACAACCCTGAGATAGTCATGGAATTCTATGCAGATGCCTGGCCCACTAAGAAGGAGTCATGGATAAGCGCTCCTGGGTGCAGGGCCAATGGATCCCCTATGATGAAGATGCTATCAAGCAGTTCCTTGGGCATCCGTTGGTCAAAGAGGAGGGGCAGCAATGTGAGTACAGCGAGAAAAGAAGATAGGTCTCAGGATTTGATGAGGAGGCTATTGGCCAGCTACTATGCTCCCTGGGACAAGACTTTGCACGAAGCGTGACAGGAAGGCaggtgcgaatcatgcgcactagCATGACAACTTTGACACAGGTCTGGATGACGCttctcctcagcaacatccttccCAGCGACCATAATTTTGATCTCCCATTGCCTAAATGCCAGCTGGTCTATGCTATCCAAACCCATATCAGTGTTCATGTAGCCTAACTTATCTTAGATGCCATTTACCAATTTGTAGGTATCACACCtccaagacacccagtggacccagaaAAGTCCAACAGAGCACTGAGATTTTCAGCTCTGATCACAGGTCTATGCCAGTTCTATGGGGTGTCGATTATGCCCCCAAAGCTCATCGGACCTCCCATTAATAGGTCtttcattgagaagtactgcatgcCAAGGCAGGCACAACAGCCGGGGCAGGACCAGTAACAGTAACAACAATCTTTTATGTTGAGTGTCCGCATGGGTATGTTTTGCGattgattttgcatgaatttctagtTATCATGATATGTGATTCATGGGGATGATCTGGGCATTCCTTTCTTTCTAAGCCATTGGCCAAACAACTATCccaatatacattattttctGCCATTTGCAAGCCTTTTGAGCCAAGCATTGATTTTTGCCAGAACCCTAACCTAGGATAGAAGTTTCCAACCTTACCCTAGGATGAGAAAGAAGGCGTATCTTCCAAGGGGGATTTATATCATCTTTTGGTTAGTGATGttcatcaaaacaaaaagaaaaaaaaaacgcatataaagaacaaaaaccacaaagaaagaaagaaaaaagaagaaaaaaaaaagaagagaaaaaaatcaatcaattaatgATAGAAAAgagcaaaggaaaataaaaaaggaaaacaagttcTTTGGACCAAACAATGGCTGAACTATTTTGAAAAGGCCCATATCTTTTCAACTTCCCCCCACGATCTTTTTCCCTCTCCTCACCCTAAACACTTAATTGTCACCATCACCCACCATTACATTTTTTCACGCTCAAACCTTCTACAATCCCTTCGCATTCTCTCTTAGAAACCTCTCCGCACCCtaacctttctttttcttagatACCTAGAAATTTCTTAACCCTAAGTCAATGGCCAAGAACAGAACCAACCCTAAGCCGTCCAAGCCACACCAAACTTCAGGAATAAtcctccatctgcatcatctgaagaAGGTTCCCCTGTTCAGATTACCAGCACAACACCCGTTACCATTCTTGTTGTCGAAGTTATGACGAAAGACAAGGAACCAAGAGTCTGCGTCGGACATTTCTTTGATATCAACTCTCCGAAAAATGCCA
Encoded proteins:
- the LOC114397226 gene encoding uncharacterized protein LOC114397226, with translation MNPPVLVPSVPGRPLILYMTVLDESMGCVVGQHDEFGKRERAVYYLSKKFTACDMNYSLLERMCCALVWTTHRLRQYMLNYTTWLVSKMDPVKYIFEKPALTGWIAQWQVLLSEFDIVYVTQKAIKGSALAYYLAQYPINDYQPMHPEFPEKDIMTLFKEEDQDKWIVWFDEEEEDGKPWYFDIKRYIEDKEYPPEASDNDKRTL